The Megasphaera stantonii genome includes a window with the following:
- a CDS encoding DeoR/GlpR family DNA-binding transcription regulator, with product MLSEQRYKIIMDLLEQEPIVKNNALCKLMSTTRETVRRDLMTLEEKGLLKRIRGGAMKIAKGSAPSAYESFHERKQSQVVYKEHIAKEAVKLIQDGQVVALDSGTTALLLARELKGRFRSLTVVTNSLAITNELAGAAGIELIVTGGVYKEDEEAFLSDFASLIFSKIHVDIFFLTTCGISVEAGVTYQRMDEIPVQTKMMKAADCTIAIVDSSKLGVNSLVRMCGIESIAALVTDVGISAEQRRRFEKAGVHVVVAPERSE from the coding sequence ATGCTGTCTGAACAACGATATAAGATCATAATGGATTTATTGGAACAGGAACCGATTGTCAAAAACAACGCCTTGTGCAAATTGATGTCGACGACGAGGGAAACAGTCCGGCGGGATTTAATGACTCTGGAAGAGAAAGGACTCCTCAAGCGCATCCGCGGCGGAGCCATGAAGATCGCTAAAGGATCTGCGCCGTCGGCGTACGAGTCGTTTCACGAACGCAAGCAGAGCCAGGTGGTATATAAAGAACATATCGCTAAAGAAGCGGTGAAACTGATTCAGGACGGCCAAGTCGTCGCTCTGGATTCAGGGACGACGGCCTTGCTGTTGGCAAGAGAGTTGAAAGGCCGGTTTCGGTCTTTGACTGTCGTGACGAATTCCCTGGCAATTACAAATGAGCTGGCTGGCGCGGCGGGTATAGAGCTCATCGTGACGGGCGGTGTATATAAAGAAGATGAAGAAGCCTTTTTATCTGATTTTGCCAGCCTGATATTTTCAAAAATTCACGTTGATATTTTCTTTTTGACTACTTGCGGCATTTCGGTAGAAGCGGGCGTTACATATCAGCGAATGGACGAAATACCGGTCCAGACCAAGATGATGAAGGCGGCGGACTGCACGATCGCCATCGTCGACAGCTCGAAGCTGGGCGTCAATTCCCTGGTGCGCATGTGCGGCATCGAAAGCATCGCCGCCCTGGTTACCGACGTCGGTATTTCTGCCGAGCAGAGGCGGCGTTTTGAAAAAGCCGGCGTACACGTCGTCGTAGCGCCGGAAAGGAGCGAATAA
- a CDS encoding MFS transporter: MAEQAVMRPKKAGLDKKWISFGTLVLGAGTIYKLGFLKDAFYVPMQDFMGLSHTQIGAAMSVAGLISTFGFLASIYLTDRVSKKIMIPLALLGICLCGLWLSTFPSYTSFLLIYCLLAVCADMLYWPTMLKTVRLLGTREEQGRMFGIMEAGRGLVDTLVAFCALGIFSALGSTAEGLRAAILFYAAVPGVIGVVMYFLLEPDAKQDKTAQSESVSKNQQAWQGAVQALKNKNIWLVSCNIFLVYSVYCGITYFIPFLNEAYALPAALVGVYGIINQYGLKMVGGPIGGLISDKVLHSPTKYLRVGFLATGVVLAAFAYLPHEALGIWAGIVISLVISACVYSMRAVFFAPMDEVNVPREITGSAMSMASFVGYLPGAFMYAVYGSILDSHAGIAGYQIVFTVMAVFALLGILLSTYIVKRIHPITK; this comes from the coding sequence ATGGCTGAACAAGCGGTAATGCGCCCGAAGAAAGCAGGCTTAGACAAAAAATGGATATCCTTTGGTACCCTGGTGCTGGGAGCCGGCACGATTTACAAGCTCGGCTTTTTAAAAGATGCCTTCTACGTACCGATGCAGGACTTCATGGGATTATCCCACACGCAGATCGGCGCAGCGATGAGCGTCGCCGGCTTAATTTCCACCTTCGGCTTCCTGGCTTCTATCTATTTGACCGACCGGGTGTCGAAAAAAATAATGATTCCTTTGGCATTACTTGGCATTTGCCTTTGCGGGTTGTGGCTTTCTACGTTCCCATCGTATACGTCCTTCCTGCTCATTTACTGTCTGCTGGCAGTCTGCGCTGACATGCTTTACTGGCCGACGATGCTTAAAACGGTCCGCCTGTTGGGAACCCGCGAAGAACAAGGCCGCATGTTCGGCATCATGGAAGCCGGCCGTGGTCTCGTAGACACCCTTGTCGCGTTCTGTGCCTTAGGTATTTTCTCTGCCTTGGGAAGCACGGCCGAAGGGCTGCGTGCGGCAATCCTGTTTTACGCGGCCGTCCCCGGCGTCATCGGCGTTGTCATGTATTTCTTATTAGAACCTGACGCAAAACAAGACAAGACAGCGCAAAGCGAATCAGTCAGCAAAAATCAGCAGGCATGGCAGGGCGCCGTACAGGCTTTGAAAAACAAAAATATCTGGCTCGTATCGTGCAATATCTTCCTGGTCTACAGCGTATATTGCGGTATTACGTATTTTATCCCCTTCCTGAATGAAGCCTATGCCCTTCCGGCAGCGCTGGTCGGCGTATACGGCATCATTAACCAATACGGCCTGAAAATGGTTGGCGGTCCTATCGGCGGTCTGATCTCCGACAAAGTCCTTCATTCCCCGACCAAATACCTGCGGGTTGGATTCCTCGCGACAGGCGTCGTCCTCGCAGCCTTCGCCTATCTCCCCCACGAAGCCCTCGGCATCTGGGCCGGCATCGTCATTTCCCTGGTCATCAGCGCCTGCGTCTACAGCATGCGCGCCGTCTTCTTCGCCCCGATGGACGAAGTCAACGTCCCCCGCGAAATTACCGGCTCGGCCATGTCCATGGCCTCCTTCGTCGGGTACCTCCCCGGCGCATTCATGTATGCCGTATACGGCTCCATCTTAGACTCCCATGCAGGCATCGCCGGCTACCAAATCGTCTTTACGGTCATGGCGGTCTTCGCATTGCTGGGCATTCTCCTGAGCACGTATATTGTCAAACGTATCCATCCCATTACAAAATAA
- the rpoN gene encoding RNA polymerase factor sigma-54, which yields MAKIALTLEQKIKLSQMQRLTIQMMTLRGQDLVEFLHEKVTENPLLDIRYPDVRPRSGGGMEKPIDNIRSGGDSLEEKLMKELRVQAVSKKVMLAAGLVIQSLDEKGFFAAALEDIGVDYGLSVADMEEGLRLVQTFDPPGVGARTIQEALLIQTRRRKDAPAGAEELLLNHYDDFIRGHWKRLEEQMGLSPEGLGRIRRFLKKLALQPVAPADERTEFVRADIEILCDEEGHLTVRSLEDLPDVFFRDDLYTAYGKDGDKATQDFIRKAKRQFLDLQTALAYRRQSIFTVVEHIVKEQGEHFLHGGSLRPLTQKDIAAATGLSAATVSRVCRDRYALFRGRIYPIQSFLAHHYRCDRERDGSISDKAIMEKMARLIAEEDCRRPWSDQDLADYFSQQSVHVARRTITKFRFKMNIPNSRMRRRMKE from the coding sequence ATGGCAAAAATCGCGTTAACGTTAGAGCAAAAGATTAAATTATCGCAGATGCAGCGCCTGACCATTCAGATGATGACCCTGCGGGGACAGGATTTGGTGGAATTTCTTCACGAAAAGGTAACGGAAAATCCCCTGCTGGATATTCGCTACCCTGACGTGCGGCCTAGATCTGGCGGAGGTATGGAAAAGCCTATCGACAATATCCGCAGCGGCGGCGACTCGCTGGAGGAAAAGCTCATGAAAGAGCTCCGCGTCCAGGCCGTTTCCAAAAAGGTGATGCTGGCCGCCGGGCTGGTCATCCAGTCCCTCGACGAGAAAGGATTTTTCGCCGCCGCGTTAGAGGACATCGGCGTCGACTACGGCTTGTCTGTCGCCGATATGGAAGAGGGGCTGCGCCTGGTCCAAACCTTCGACCCGCCGGGCGTCGGCGCGCGGACGATACAGGAAGCCTTGCTGATTCAGACGCGCCGCCGGAAGGACGCGCCGGCAGGGGCGGAAGAGCTGCTGCTGAACCATTACGACGATTTCATCCGCGGCCATTGGAAGCGGCTGGAAGAACAAATGGGCTTGTCGCCGGAAGGGCTGGGACGAATCCGGCGCTTTTTGAAGAAGCTGGCCCTGCAGCCGGTCGCGCCGGCCGACGAGCGGACGGAATTCGTGCGGGCTGATATAGAAATCCTCTGCGATGAAGAGGGACATCTGACGGTGCGGTCTCTGGAAGACCTGCCGGATGTATTTTTCCGCGACGATTTGTATACGGCTTATGGTAAGGACGGCGATAAGGCGACGCAGGATTTTATCCGCAAGGCCAAGCGGCAGTTTTTGGATTTACAGACAGCCCTGGCGTACCGCCGCCAGTCAATTTTTACAGTCGTGGAGCATATAGTAAAGGAACAGGGCGAACATTTCCTCCATGGCGGCAGCCTGCGTCCTTTGACTCAAAAAGACATCGCTGCGGCGACAGGGCTCAGCGCGGCGACGGTGAGCCGCGTCTGCCGCGACCGCTACGCCTTGTTTCGCGGCCGCATCTATCCAATTCAGTCTTTTTTGGCCCACCATTACCGCTGCGATAGGGAGCGGGACGGCAGTATTTCCGACAAGGCTATCATGGAGAAAATGGCGCGGCTTATTGCGGAAGAAGACTGTCGGCGTCCCTGGTCTGATCAGGATTTAGCCGATTACTTCAGCCAGCAGTCCGTGCACGTGGCACGGCGGACGATTACGAAATTTCGATTTAAAATGAATATCCCCAACAGCCGCATGCGAAGGAGAATGAAGGAATAA
- a CDS encoding bifunctional metallophosphatase/5'-nucleotidase, protein MRKILWLALALSIAVFQVIGAADFSNLVVIHTNDTHGYDQKADGVYGMAAVAALKQEYEAKGKDVLLVDAGDAIQDHNLVNLSQGATAIAFMNAAGYDAMTLGNHEFDYGQDVTLERAAEADFPFLSCNILVDATGKPFVRPYTIVKKGGVTVGIIGITTPETAGATNPKHVYGLTFLDGQDLYDAVQSNVDYLRGAGCDLIVALGHVGSEPISEGHRSDDILRRVRGIDLFIDGHDHRVKNYRVDGVLLAATGSHLANIGVVSYADGQWQEQNLPYGAFAKEDEAVKALVDKAAADVQAELSRPIGTADIMLDGSRPKVRMEETNLGDFIADAVLWQARMATAAEGTSIDGAVVNGGGLRASIPAGVVTQGGIQSVLPYRNQVCVVTMTGQTLLEIMEAATAAAPYPAGAFPQVSGIEMTVRTDIPFAKGPAYGNGKYYKPAKPGQRVTIHSVGGRAFSPDAVYTIATYEFISRGGDAYSALAEAGRAETKYVGYTDAEAIVHYIQDELQGRIGTEYAAPQGRMQLRP, encoded by the coding sequence ATGAGAAAAATTCTTTGGCTGGCCCTGGCCCTGTCGATAGCGGTCTTCCAGGTCATCGGGGCGGCGGACTTTTCCAATCTCGTCGTCATTCATACCAATGACACCCACGGCTACGACCAGAAGGCCGACGGCGTGTACGGCATGGCAGCCGTAGCGGCGCTGAAACAGGAGTACGAGGCGAAGGGCAAGGACGTGCTTCTCGTCGACGCCGGCGACGCCATACAGGACCATAATTTAGTTAATCTGAGTCAGGGCGCGACGGCTATCGCCTTTATGAACGCTGCAGGCTACGACGCCATGACGCTGGGAAATCACGAATTCGACTACGGCCAGGACGTAACCCTCGAACGGGCAGCGGAAGCGGACTTTCCCTTCCTCTCCTGCAATATCCTCGTCGACGCGACGGGAAAGCCCTTCGTCCGACCTTATACGATCGTTAAAAAAGGCGGCGTAACCGTCGGCATCATCGGCATCACGACGCCGGAAACAGCGGGGGCGACGAATCCGAAACACGTATACGGCCTGACCTTTTTAGACGGACAGGATTTGTATGATGCCGTGCAATCTAACGTGGATTATCTGCGCGGCGCTGGCTGCGATCTCATCGTGGCTCTGGGGCATGTGGGCAGCGAGCCGATCAGCGAGGGCCATCGATCTGACGACATCCTGCGCCGCGTGCGGGGCATCGATCTCTTTATCGACGGCCACGACCACCGCGTGAAGAACTACCGCGTCGACGGCGTGCTGCTGGCGGCGACAGGCAGCCATTTAGCCAACATCGGCGTCGTTTCCTATGCGGACGGCCAATGGCAGGAACAGAACCTTCCCTACGGCGCCTTTGCCAAGGAAGACGAGGCCGTCAAGGCCTTAGTCGACAAGGCGGCGGCCGACGTACAGGCCGAATTATCCCGGCCTATCGGCACGGCAGATATCATGCTGGACGGCAGCCGGCCTAAGGTGCGGATGGAAGAAACGAACTTAGGCGACTTTATTGCCGATGCCGTCTTGTGGCAAGCCCGCATGGCGACGGCCGCAGAAGGAACGAGTATCGACGGCGCTGTCGTAAATGGCGGCGGCCTGCGCGCTTCTATTCCGGCTGGAGTAGTCACGCAGGGAGGTATCCAAAGCGTGCTGCCATACCGAAATCAGGTGTGCGTCGTGACTATGACCGGCCAAACCTTGCTGGAAATCATGGAAGCGGCGACGGCGGCGGCTCCCTATCCGGCGGGGGCCTTTCCTCAGGTTTCGGGCATCGAAATGACGGTTCGTACGGATATCCCTTTCGCGAAGGGACCGGCCTATGGAAATGGGAAATATTACAAGCCGGCAAAGCCCGGGCAGCGCGTGACGATTCATTCCGTCGGCGGCAGGGCCTTTTCTCCCGACGCGGTATATACGATCGCCACGTATGAATTCATCAGCCGCGGCGGCGACGCCTACAGCGCACTGGCCGAGGCGGGAAGGGCCGAGACGAAGTATGTCGGCTATACCGACGCCGAAGCCATCGTCCACTACATTCAGGACGAGCTGCAGGGGCGGATCGGGACGGAATACGCCGCGCCGCAGGGGCGGATGCAGCTGCGGCCTTAG
- the hydF gene encoding [FeFe] hydrogenase H-cluster maturation GTPase HydF, with protein MSMNDTPSGERVHIGFFGRRNAGKSSVVNAVTGQNLAIVSDTKGTTTDPVYKAMELLPLGPVMIIDTPGFDDEGALGEMRVQRTKQVLNKTDIAVLVVDGTEGLKGCDEDLLALFKEKNIPYITVYNKKDLLAACPQAGDHDIYVSAVTKDGIFELKERMARLKPVGEDTPIIGDLLTAGDFVVLVVPIDTAAPKGRLILPQQQTIREILDAGCTAVVVKENALSKTLEELGKAPRMVVTDSQVFGEVAAVVSDEMTLTSFSILMARHKGFLRDAVQGVTAIEGLKDGDTVLVAEGCTHHRQCDDIGTVKIPRWLRAHTGKDIAIQTCSGREFPEDLSPYAMVIHCGACMLNEREVQWRMKFAGRQGVPMTNYGIAIAYMKGILKRSLGPFPHLAALVK; from the coding sequence ATGTCTATGAATGATACGCCGTCGGGTGAACGGGTCCATATCGGCTTTTTCGGCCGCCGCAACGCCGGCAAGTCCAGCGTGGTCAACGCCGTGACGGGCCAGAATCTGGCCATCGTGTCTGATACGAAGGGCACGACGACGGACCCGGTCTACAAGGCTATGGAGCTGCTGCCTTTAGGGCCGGTCATGATCATCGACACGCCGGGCTTCGACGATGAAGGCGCTTTGGGGGAAATGCGCGTCCAGCGGACGAAGCAGGTTCTCAACAAGACGGACATCGCCGTCCTTGTCGTCGACGGGACGGAAGGCCTGAAGGGATGCGACGAAGACCTGCTGGCCTTATTTAAAGAAAAGAACATACCCTATATTACGGTGTACAATAAAAAAGACCTGCTGGCAGCCTGCCCGCAGGCCGGAGACCATGACATATACGTCAGCGCCGTCACGAAGGACGGCATCTTTGAATTAAAAGAACGGATGGCCCGCCTGAAGCCCGTCGGCGAGGACACGCCGATTATCGGCGACTTGCTGACGGCCGGCGACTTCGTCGTCCTCGTCGTGCCGATTGATACGGCGGCTCCGAAGGGCCGGCTCATCCTGCCGCAGCAGCAGACCATCCGGGAAATCCTCGACGCTGGCTGTACGGCCGTTGTCGTCAAGGAAAACGCCCTGTCGAAGACGCTGGAAGAACTGGGCAAGGCCCCGCGCATGGTCGTGACGGACAGCCAGGTCTTCGGCGAAGTCGCCGCCGTCGTGTCGGACGAAATGACGTTGACGTCCTTTTCCATCCTCATGGCCCGTCATAAGGGGTTTCTCCGGGACGCCGTGCAAGGCGTGACGGCTATCGAAGGATTAAAGGACGGCGATACGGTTCTCGTGGCTGAAGGCTGCACCCACCACCGCCAGTGCGACGACATCGGCACGGTGAAAATTCCCCGTTGGCTCAGGGCGCACACGGGAAAGGATATTGCCATCCAGACCTGCAGCGGCCGGGAATTTCCCGAAGACCTGTCGCCGTACGCCATGGTCATTCACTGCGGTGCCTGCATGCTCAACGAGCGGGAAGTGCAGTGGCGTATGAAGTTCGCCGGTCGGCAAGGCGTGCCGATGACTAACTACGGCATCGCCATCGCCTACATGAAGGGCATCTTAAAACGATCCCTGGGGCCGTTCCCCCATTTGGCGGCCTTGGTGAAATAA
- a CDS encoding nitrogenase component 1, protein MKEAVSRISTYSADTFGVCSSLYELRGMVVIHDPSGCNSTYATHDEPRWYDQDSLIFISGVTEMDAIMGNDDKFVHDVVSAARDFSPKFIVILCTPVPLMTGADMDALAALIEEQTGIMTMAATTNNMNLYDKGIAWAMNMLAERIVKDVPAPAPAGPMCCSWQPEFAACGGAGTSAKPLRVNVIGATPLDFSYNGSEKSMKRFLRRSGFSPHSVWAMGSPLEEIEMAGLADVNLVVSAGAVEGAKVMKKRFGIPYVVGVPIGPYMQEEIARGLRRAAEMKEDIYVCADSRADCSEADTIIIGESVYSASLAAALGREGRTAKVYCLLNEWPGVLGQEDVFVSSEGELRRRLADWTGTVIADPLYGPVIPASAHFVGLGHTAFSGRLYQKVIPNLIDEFESFVKKINDFAALV, encoded by the coding sequence ATGAAAGAAGCCGTAAGCCGTATATCGACGTACTCTGCCGACACCTTCGGCGTCTGCTCGTCCCTGTATGAGCTCAGAGGCATGGTGGTCATTCACGACCCGTCGGGCTGCAACTCGACGTATGCGACCCACGACGAGCCGCGCTGGTACGACCAGGACAGCCTCATCTTCATCTCCGGCGTCACCGAAATGGACGCCATCATGGGCAACGATGACAAGTTCGTCCACGACGTCGTGTCGGCGGCCCGCGATTTTTCACCGAAATTCATCGTCATCCTGTGCACGCCTGTGCCGCTCATGACGGGGGCCGATATGGACGCCCTGGCGGCGCTGATTGAAGAACAGACGGGCATCATGACGATGGCTGCGACGACGAATAATATGAATCTGTACGACAAGGGCATCGCCTGGGCCATGAACATGCTGGCCGAACGAATCGTAAAGGACGTACCTGCGCCGGCGCCGGCCGGGCCTATGTGCTGCTCGTGGCAGCCTGAATTTGCAGCCTGCGGCGGTGCGGGAACATCGGCTAAACCGCTGCGGGTCAACGTCATCGGCGCAACGCCTCTCGATTTTTCCTATAACGGCAGCGAAAAGTCGATGAAGCGGTTTCTGCGCCGCAGCGGCTTTTCCCCGCACAGCGTCTGGGCTATGGGAAGCCCGCTGGAAGAAATCGAAATGGCCGGCCTGGCCGACGTGAACCTCGTCGTGTCGGCCGGCGCTGTCGAAGGGGCCAAGGTGATGAAGAAGCGCTTCGGCATACCCTATGTCGTCGGCGTTCCCATCGGCCCTTATATGCAGGAAGAAATCGCCCGGGGACTGCGCCGCGCCGCAGAAATGAAGGAAGATATCTACGTTTGCGCCGACAGCCGGGCCGATTGCAGCGAAGCCGATACGATTATCATCGGCGAAAGCGTCTATTCGGCGTCTCTGGCGGCCGCTCTCGGACGGGAAGGCCGGACGGCGAAGGTGTACTGCCTGCTGAACGAGTGGCCAGGCGTTTTGGGACAAGAAGACGTCTTTGTTTCTTCCGAAGGCGAGCTGCGCCGCCGCTTGGCGGACTGGACGGGGACGGTCATCGCCGATCCCTTGTACGGGCCTGTCATTCCGGCAAGCGCTCATTTCGTCGGCTTGGGCCATACGGCCTTTTCCGGGCGGCTGTACCAAAAGGTCATCCCGAATCTGATCGATGAGTTCGAATCCTTTGTCAAAAAGATCAATGATTTCGCCGCCTTGGTTTAG
- a CDS encoding nitrogenase component 1, with protein MLKRIDGREDTSGACVAIKDAVFPGIFYDGLQYTPPARGTWNIVHTNMLVPGSHQIYICALGCLRGVVLTAAEMGAMDRFSSIVVEEHHLYDGTMEDCIVDGVGEILQGLLPQVPTACFIYPACIHHFMGCDMDDVYRRLEEAYPQTRFVACWMDPIRRHSDLTAEMRTRRQLYSLLEKGPINPKSVNIVGSNLAVPQDCELALLLKQNGFILRELPVCKTYEDYEKMAESILNIGQEPYARGPLEDMERELGQKGLYLSNSFGYDEIIANLHAVADALQLPRQSYDREVEQCEQAFAAARDIIGSMPVAIDSAAVFRPFSLAKTLLQHGFAVRRVYTDGVSGEDGDDFFWVQEHYPDLELYSMRHAKMRRIDRHTDVPMLAIGQKAAYFTGTAHFVDMAENGGLRDFRGIRTLLDWMTEAFQTEKEARESINLKGWGCRSCV; from the coding sequence ATGCTGAAACGAATTGACGGACGGGAAGACACGTCGGGTGCCTGCGTGGCCATAAAGGACGCCGTATTTCCCGGCATCTTTTACGACGGCCTTCAGTACACGCCGCCGGCCCGGGGGACATGGAACATCGTCCACACGAACATGCTCGTTCCCGGTTCTCATCAAATCTATATCTGCGCTCTCGGCTGCCTGCGCGGCGTCGTCCTGACGGCGGCCGAAATGGGGGCGATGGACCGCTTTTCCTCCATCGTCGTCGAAGAGCATCATTTATATGACGGCACCATGGAAGACTGTATCGTCGACGGCGTCGGCGAAATCCTGCAGGGGCTGCTGCCTCAGGTGCCGACGGCCTGCTTTATCTATCCGGCCTGCATTCATCATTTCATGGGCTGCGATATGGACGACGTATACCGCCGCCTGGAAGAGGCCTATCCGCAGACGCGCTTCGTCGCCTGCTGGATGGACCCTATCCGCCGCCATTCCGATTTGACGGCGGAAATGCGGACGCGGCGGCAGTTGTACAGCCTGCTGGAAAAGGGCCCCATCAATCCTAAATCGGTCAACATCGTCGGCAGCAATCTCGCCGTGCCCCAGGACTGCGAGCTGGCGCTGCTGCTGAAGCAGAACGGTTTTATCCTGCGGGAACTGCCGGTCTGCAAGACCTATGAAGATTATGAAAAAATGGCCGAAAGCATATTGAATATCGGTCAGGAGCCCTACGCCCGCGGCCCCTTGGAAGATATGGAACGGGAATTAGGACAAAAAGGGCTGTATCTTTCCAACAGCTTCGGCTACGACGAAATCATCGCCAATCTCCACGCCGTCGCCGACGCCCTTCAGCTGCCGCGGCAGTCTTATGACAGAGAAGTGGAGCAGTGCGAGCAGGCCTTTGCAGCGGCCAGGGACATCATCGGCTCTATGCCCGTCGCCATTGACAGCGCCGCTGTGTTCCGGCCCTTTAGCTTGGCGAAGACCTTGTTGCAGCACGGCTTTGCCGTCCGGCGCGTCTATACGGACGGCGTAAGCGGCGAAGACGGCGACGATTTCTTCTGGGTACAGGAGCACTATCCTGATCTGGAGCTGTATTCCATGCGCCACGCCAAGATGCGCCGCATAGACCGCCATACAGACGTGCCTATGCTGGCTATAGGACAAAAGGCGGCCTATTTTACGGGGACGGCCCATTTCGTCGATATGGCGGAAAACGGCGGCCTCCGCGATTTCCGCGGCATTCGGACGCTGCTGGACTGGATGACCGAGGCTTTCCAGACGGAAAAGGAAGCCCGCGAATCGATTAACCTGAAAGGATGGGGGTGCCGGTCATGTGTATGA
- a CDS encoding AAA family ATPase produces MIKIAVYGKGGIGKSTTVSNMAAALAERGLKVMQIGCDPKADSTAGLHGGAAIPTVLDLMREKGRDVSLDEMTVAGYGGVVCVEAGGPAPGRGCAGRGIIAALDLLKAKGAYEVYQPDVIFYDVLGDVVCGGFAMPMHKGYADAVFIVTSGENMAIHAAANIAMAVESFKGRGYARLGGLILNRRSVKNEEEKVRELAGDIHSAVVGTLDRSDIVSQAEELGKTVVEAFPDSPMAGQYRALADAVLAAAKG; encoded by the coding sequence ATGATAAAAATTGCTGTATATGGAAAGGGCGGCATCGGCAAGTCGACGACGGTCTCCAACATGGCGGCGGCCCTGGCGGAACGGGGCCTGAAGGTCATGCAGATCGGCTGCGACCCGAAGGCCGACTCGACGGCGGGCCTTCACGGCGGCGCGGCGATTCCTACAGTTCTCGACCTCATGCGGGAAAAGGGCCGGGATGTTTCCTTAGACGAGATGACCGTCGCCGGCTACGGCGGCGTCGTCTGCGTAGAAGCCGGCGGCCCTGCTCCGGGCCGGGGCTGCGCTGGCCGGGGCATCATCGCCGCCCTGGATCTGCTCAAGGCAAAGGGGGCTTACGAGGTATATCAGCCCGATGTCATTTTCTACGACGTCCTGGGCGACGTCGTCTGCGGCGGCTTCGCCATGCCCATGCACAAGGGCTATGCCGACGCCGTATTCATCGTCACGTCGGGAGAAAACATGGCCATCCATGCGGCGGCCAACATCGCCATGGCCGTTGAATCCTTTAAGGGTCGGGGCTACGCTCGCCTGGGCGGCCTTATCCTGAACCGCCGCAGCGTAAAGAACGAAGAGGAAAAGGTACGGGAGCTGGCCGGCGACATCCATTCGGCCGTCGTCGGGACCCTCGACCGGAGCGACATCGTGTCTCAGGCGGAAGAGCTGGGAAAGACCGTCGTCGAAGCCTTTCCGGACAGCCCCATGGCCGGCCAGTACCGCGCCTTGGCCGACGCTGTCCTGGCGGCAGCAAAGGGGTGA
- the hypE gene encoding hydrogenase expression/formation protein HypE encodes MNDVVTLAHGSGGKQTAELIDTVFKAHFSNPEFTADDAALLSVGGANLAFTTDGFIVSPPEFPGGNIGKLSICGTVNDLACMGAKPLYMTCAFVLEEGFPLAKVEAYAAAMAETAAEAGVRIVAGDTKVAGKGQVDGLFITTTGIGLATEGVHLSGALARPGDAVIVSGDIGRHGCTILLARSQFGIDADVTSDCAPLWGTVQSMLETTKDIHVIRDATRGGVGTVLHEIAAQSGVGIRLDGAAIPVAPSVRGVCGMLGLEPLYLACEGRLVIFAPKDKAPAIVETLRQGKYSGEAAIIGEVTAERPGRVVVRTEIGAETLLPPPGGELLPRIC; translated from the coding sequence ATGAATGACGTAGTGACGCTGGCCCATGGAAGCGGCGGCAAACAGACGGCGGAATTAATCGATACGGTATTTAAAGCTCATTTTTCTAATCCTGAATTTACGGCCGACGACGCGGCTCTCTTGTCCGTCGGCGGCGCAAACCTGGCTTTTACGACGGACGGGTTCATCGTGTCGCCTCCTGAGTTTCCCGGCGGCAACATCGGCAAGCTCAGCATCTGCGGCACCGTCAACGACCTGGCCTGCATGGGCGCGAAGCCCCTGTATATGACCTGCGCCTTCGTCCTGGAAGAAGGCTTTCCCTTGGCGAAGGTGGAAGCGTACGCTGCGGCCATGGCCGAGACGGCGGCCGAGGCGGGCGTGCGCATCGTCGCCGGCGATACGAAGGTAGCCGGCAAGGGACAGGTCGACGGCCTGTTCATTACGACGACGGGTATCGGCCTGGCGACGGAAGGCGTTCATTTGTCGGGCGCCCTGGCCCGGCCCGGCGACGCCGTCATCGTCAGCGGCGATATCGGCCGTCACGGCTGCACGATTTTACTGGCCCGCAGCCAGTTCGGCATCGACGCCGACGTAACCAGCGACTGCGCTCCCTTGTGGGGGACCGTGCAGTCCATGCTGGAAACGACGAAGGACATTCACGTCATCCGCGATGCGACCCGCGGCGGCGTCGGTACGGTCCTCCACGAAATTGCTGCCCAGAGCGGCGTCGGCATCCGACTGGACGGAGCGGCTATCCCCGTCGCCCCGTCGGTCCGCGGCGTCTGCGGCATGCTGGGCTTAGAGCCCCTGTATCTGGCCTGCGAAGGCCGTCTGGTCATCTTCGCGCCGAAGGATAAGGCTCCGGCCATCGTGGAAACGCTGCGGCAGGGGAAATACTCCGGCGAAGCGGCGATTATCGGCGAAGTGACGGCAGAGCGGCCGGGACGGGTCGTCGTCCGCACGGAAATCGGCGCGGAAACGCTGCTGCCGCCGCCGGGCGGCGAATTGCTGCCCCGCATTTGCTGA